One region of Gossypium raimondii isolate GPD5lz chromosome 6, ASM2569854v1, whole genome shotgun sequence genomic DNA includes:
- the LOC105774373 gene encoding pentatricopeptide repeat-containing protein At5g66520 has product MRKPNPQKLIKVFNNWTLAIKNASSPHQALVLYSQMHRQSVPFNSFSILFTLKSCTPLRNPSLVAHLHCHILKLGFVSHVYVATSLLNAYVVSCFDYACKLFDEIPERNIVTWNTMITGYSRSGDVNKAYAFFKAMTLRDVASWSAMIAAFMNNWKWNCGLSCFREMVANERLKPDEVTVGAVLSGCAHMGSLGLLAGRSVHAFIAKNGWNLTVEIGTVLVDMYAKCGLLKYACIVFNAMQQRNVMTWTALISGSAQHGYSDEALSFFEAMQEAGVKPNEMTFTGILNACARKGLVKEGRKYFDMIEQYGLQTRIHHYGCMVDLYGKAGLLEEAYQVIGTMKVEPNVVIWSSFLSACKDHKQFQMADRVIKQVMETVKPESDGGVYSLVSDLYVLNEKWDDAERVRKLMVNQYVRKTRGSSFIRS; this is encoded by the coding sequence ATGCGCAAACCAAACCCACAAAAACTTATAAAAGTTTTCAACAATTGGACTTTAGCCATAAAAAATGCTTCTTCTCCTCACCAAGCCTTGGTTCTTTACTCTCAAATGCACCGCCAATCGGTTCCTTTTAATAGTTTCTCAATTCTCTTCACCCTCAAGTCATGTACTCCTTTGCGAAATCCGAGTCTCGTTGCCCACCTCCATTGTCATATCTTGAAGTTAGGGTTCGTTTCCCATGTCTATGTGGCTACTTCTTTGTTGAATGCGTACGTGGTTTCTTGTTTTGACTATGCATGCAAACTGTTCGATGAAATTCCTGAGAGAAACATTGTTACCTGGAACACCATGATAACTGGTTATTCACGGTCTGGGGATGTAAACAAAGCGTATGCCTTTTTTAAGGCAATGACTTTGAGGGATGTTGCTTCTTGGTCTGCCATGATTGCGGCTTTCATGAATAACTGGAAATGGAATTGTGGGTTATCTTGTTTTAGAGAAATGGTAGCAAATGAGAGGTTGAAACCTGATGAAGTGACTGTGGGAGCGGTTCTATCTGGCTGCGCTCACATGGGTTCTCTTGGATTATTGGCGGGAAGATCGGTCCATGCGTTTATAGCTAAAAATGGGTGGAACTTGACTGTCGAAATCGGCACTGTTTTGGTAGATATGTATGCAAAATGCGGATTATTGAAGTATGCTTGTATAGTTTTCAATGCAATGCAACAAAGAAATGTAATGACTTGGACGGCATTGATTAGTGGATCTGCACAACATGGCTACAGTGACGAGGCACTGTCTTTCTTTGAAGCAATGCAAGAGGCGGGAGTGAAGCCTAATGAGATGACTTTTACAGGCATTCTCAATGCATGTGCTCGTAAAGGTTTGGTCAAGGAAGGCCGCAAGTATTTCGATATGATCGAACAATATGGTTTGCAGACAAGGATTCACCATTATGGGTGCATGGTTGACTTGTATGGTAAGGCAGGGTTGCTAGAAGAAGCTTATCAGGTTATCGGTACAATGAAAGTTGAACCCAATGTTGTTATATGGAGTTCTTTTTTGTCAGCTTGTAAGGATCATAAGCAATTTCAGATGGCTGACAGAGTGATCAAGCAAGTGATGGAAACGGTAAAGCCAGAGAGTGATGGGGGGGTTTATTCTCTTGTATctgatttatatgttttgaatgaGAAATGGGATGATGCGGAAAGAGTAAGGAAACTAATGGTTAATCAATATGTGAGGAAGACTAGGGGCTCTAGTTTTATTCGAAGTTGA